The Quercus lobata isolate SW786 chromosome 4, ValleyOak3.0 Primary Assembly, whole genome shotgun sequence genome segment GGACACTCGACAATATAAAGTCGCAGAAGCGAGGGAGGTAGGCCCTTCTCTGGGAGGGATGCGAGTTTAGGGCAATTTTCGATGAACAATTGTTCAAGAGCAGAGAGATTTTGAAAGCCCAAAGAAGATAGAATTACTATATTTGGAATGCTACGAATCTCTAGCTGGGTAAGAGATGAAGGAAGCGTCATCGTCAGCTTCCCATCTTGCTCATCTGGAAACGACTGCCAATCTGGAAATCCACCATAAATCCCCACACAGTTACTTGCTTACAGATATTCTCCCCGCGAAATGAGAGTGATGTTAGACTGGTGGGGTAACCCTCTTCTGGAAAGTATATGACGCTTGGACAATTGCCGATATGAAGAGAATTGAGGTTCGGCATGCAGTTGGGCCAGACCTCCAGTTTCTCACAGCCGTAGATCGAAAGCTCTCTCAAGCTGGTGGGGAGTAACCCTCCATCTGGGAAGGAAACAAAACGAGGGCAGTTACTTATCCATATCTTATTGAGGTGGCAGAGTTTGTGTAGGCCCACCGGTAAGGATTTCAACTTTGCACAATTTACGATTTGAAGATGTTCGAGAGACGCATTGTTGGGTAAGTTGTTCGCTATTGACTCCATCTTTGGACAGTTCCATACAGCAAGGTATTTAAGAGCTGTAGGTAACTCGTTTTTTGATGATAAGGATGTGAGCTCTATGCATGACCAAATCTGAAGGCGTTTAAGCGTGGTAGGTAGGTCGCCACTTGATGATAACCATTTTAGAGATGGACAGCCCACAATAACCAAGTCCTCAAGAAGAGAAGACGAATTAGAAGAAGCCTCTCCCTCATCTACCAAAAACTGCAAATTCTCACAATCACTTATATTTAgcgttttcaaattttgaggcAACTGACCTCTTGAAATCAACGTCAAAGAATTACAACTCCTAATGCTTGCCTTTTCCAAACATGTACAATTAGAGATTGACAAGGATTTCAAACCACTACAACCCACAATATTTAGTGTCCTTAAAGTAGATGTCAAGCTGATGTTGACAAGGCTTGAGCAATCTCTTATATCCAGCGTTATAAGGGATTTGAATTCATCCTGCCACAAAGATGTTAGCTCCTTACAATTATCTATTTCTAGATTTTCTACCTTAGCTAACCCATGCATGAACTCCTCCGTCAAGCTTTTCACATGTGGAATAGAAAGAATAGTTGACTTTGGAAAGCATAACTCATCTGTACTTCTGCTCACCACCCCTTTACATCCCTTAATTTCTAATGCATGAAGCTTTGGGAAGTTTGGAATTGAAACGTCCAATTGCTCACATCcattaatagaaattttttccaataatGGAACATGGTGAGGCAATTTTCCTTGCAATTTAGGGCATTTAGAAATAGAAAGCTCATGCAACCGAGGGAATTCTTCATACTCAACTTTGCATGGAATCCAATCTTTCCATTCTTGCATATCCTCAAAGCAAAGTGTCTCTAAGGATTGGAAAGGCTTTGGGCAATATTCCCCATAAAACTCAAGACCGATGATTTCCAATGCagacaatcctacaagggcaagGTCTCTCAAGGATGGTAATTGTCCAATTGCAGGTAAGGATGTGCACTTCCTGCACCTCTCAATCCTTAGAAGCACCATATTAGAAAATGACGGATGTCCAAACCAAGTTGGAAATTTCGCTCCCACATAGCCATCAATTGAAATTTCTTTCACTGTTGTCCAAGGTCGTAGCATCTCAAGAATATCTAGACTAGATCTTGCAACTTGTAAATCATCAAGCTCAGGTTTCCATTTCATCACTAATGCATCTAAATTCTTCTTACCAAGTAAATTGGCCCTTCTTGCATCCTCACCATCAAGTACATTCTCTAAATTTGAAATGCAAAGTGTTCCCCTAAGAGACTCCAAGTTCATCAAGTCTCCTATCTTAGATGCGGTATCTTTCCCCACAACAAAATTAGATAATGTTTGTAGGctctttaattcttttattcCTGCTGGCATTTCTCCAATTGAATTCACATAAGAAATATCAAGATGTCTAAGATTGAGTAGATTCCCAATTTTCTCTGGTAACTTTATAAGGCGGTTACAACCTTTCAATAACAATGTCTGCAGGTTGTACAAAGAAGTTGTGGATTCTGGTAAACTTGTAATCTTAGTATCAGAAAGGTTTAAGTATCTTAGATGTTTCAAATCACCGATTGAACTTGGTAGCTCAACGATTTTATATCCACATAAAGATAATACCCTTAAGCATCTTAATTGTGGTAGCCAACAATTAGGAATGTAGTTTGTTAAGTAGCCCGACCCATTTATTGGTAGCGGTAGGAAGGTCCGTAAATGCATATCTTTGGGGAAGTCTTCAAACCTTTTCATGCCTTCATAAAGACTTCGAAGGTAAGAGAAATGACGTACCTTTGTAGAAATCTCAAATTGCTTATTTCCATCCAATACGTCTTCCAATCTATAGCACAAGCCTCTTGCTGCCCATTGAGCTAAATCATTGATAAGATCGTGCATGACAAAGAGTGAGCCATTGCTGCTTGATCGTTGAAAAAATGATCTCCTAAGGAGATCACAAAAACACTCATCACCAAGATCTTccattaacttgtttctttttgtttcggGGAAAAAACCTTCTGCCATCCATAGCAAAACTAGCTCTTTCTTCTCAAATTCATAATCTTTTGGGAATAATGAACAATAAGCAAAGCACCTCTTTAAATGTGAAGGGAGATATTGATAGCTCAATTTAAGAATTGGAAAAATACTGCTTTTTTCCTCTGGAATATCCCAAATCTTGCTATCTAACACATCTTTCCACTCGTCATGATCATGTTTAGTGCGTAAAAGGCCTCCAAGTACTTTTGCCGCCAAAGGTGAGCCCTTACACTTGTCTAAGATTTTTCTACCAACTTCTTCGAGTTTTGGATGTGCAGTATAATCTGTTGTCCCCAATGCATGTTGGCTAAATAGATTCCAACAAGCATCATTTGACAACTCTTTCAACTCATAGGCTGGAGTAGTTCCCATTGTTGATGAAACACCATAATTCCGAGTTGTGACAATAATCTTACTTCCTGGAGCCCCAAATTCAAATGGACTACGTAGTTTAGTCCAGTCATCATAGTTTTCATTCCAAACATCATCCAAAATGAGGAAAAACTTCTTTCCAGATAATGTCTTCTTCAATTTAACTTGTATTAAATTTAAATCATTAGCATCACAATGCTCAAAAGTGACAGATTGCAGAATTGCTTTAGTCACTCTTATGATATCAAAATCTtcagaaacacaaacccatgctttcaaatcaaaataatgGCTCACCTCATCATCATTGTAGACTAGCTGGGCAAGAGTTGTCTTACCCAACCCTCCCATACCAAGTATGGGAATCACAGAGAGTTGAGCATCACTCGATTCACCACTCAGCAACAACTTGACAATAgcctttttatcttcttctctgCCGTAAACACGACCTTCATTCACCAAAGAAGTTGTGGGCACCCTTAATCTTGTTGTTCTAGTAGTTCCCCCAGTGTTTTCTCTCAACTCCAGATCTTTCTTATCGGTCACTATATTTTGCAGTCTTGTATCAATCTCTTCAATCTTGGACCGCATTGAGGTAGCAAAACTTCGATTCGAACCAATACAAGCATCAACGATCTTCCGTACCTTACTT includes the following:
- the LOC115984179 gene encoding putative disease resistance RPP13-like protein 1; the protein is MSVIGEAALSAFFGKLFDNLTSYDLLKFFQEEKVDADLKRWRTTLMKIHAVLDDAEEKQMTNRFVKIWLDELEDLAYDVDDILDEFATEALRRKLNPEPSTSKVRKIVDACIGSNRSFATSMRSKIEEIDTRLQNIVTDKKDLELRENTGGTTRTTRLRVPTTSLVNEGRVYGREEDKKAIVKLLLSGESSDAQLSVIPILGMGGLGKTTLAQLVYNDDEVSHYFDLKAWVCVSEDFDIIRVTKAILQSVTFEHCDANDLNLIQVKLKKTLSGKKFFLILDDVWNENYDDWTKLRSPFEFGAPGSKIIVTTRNYGVSSTMGTTPAYELKELSNDACWNLFSQHALGTTDYTAHPKLEEVGRKILDKCKGSPLAAKVLGGLLRTKHDHDEWKDVLDSKIWDIPEEKSSIFPILKLSYQYLPSHLKRCFAYCSLFPKDYEFEKKELVLLWMAEGFFPETKRNKLMEDLGDECFCDLLRRSFFQRSSSNGSLFVMHDLINDLAQWAARGLCYRLEDVLDGNKQFEISTKVRHFSYLRSLYEGMKRFEDFPKDMHLRTFLPLPINGSGYLTNYIPNCWLPQLRCLRVLSLCGYKIVELPSSIGDLKHLRYLNLSDTKITSLPESTTSLYNLQTLLLKGCNRLIKLPEKIGNLLNLRHLDISYVNSIGEMPAGIKELKSLQTLSNFVVGKDTASKIGDLMNLESLRGTLCISNLENVLDGEDARRANLLGKKNLDALVMKWKPELDDLQVARSSLDILEMLRPWTTVKEISIDGYVGAKFPTWFGHPSFSNMVLLRIERCRKCTSLPAIGQLPSLRDLALVGLSALEIIGLEFYGEYCPKPFQSLETLCFEDMQEWKDWIPCKVEYEEFPRLHELSISKCPKLQGKLPHHVPLLEKISINGCEQLDVSIPNFPKLHALEIKGCKGVVSRSTDELCFPKSTILSIPHVKSLTEEFMHGLAKVENLEIDNCKELTSLWQDEFKSLITLDIRDCSSLVNISLTSTLRTLNIVGCSGLKSLSISNCTCLEKASIRSCNSLTLISRGQLPQNLKTLNISDCENLQFLVDEGEASSNSSSLLEDLVIVGCPSLKWLSSSGDLPTTLKRLQIWSCIELTSLSSKNELPTALKYLAVWNCPKMESIANNLPNNASLEHLQIVNCAKLKSLPVGLHKLCHLNKIWISNCPRFVSFPDGGLLPTSLRELSIYGCEKLEVWPNCMPNLNSLHIGNCPSVIYFPEEGYPTSLTSLSFRGENICKQVTVWGFMVDFQIGSRFQMSKMGS